A window of Romeriopsis navalis LEGE 11480 contains these coding sequences:
- a CDS encoding pentapeptide repeat-containing protein produces MIQLTSLKVTISRCLGGLLILTIALCGTLLGFQPSALAQANSINYTNTNLTNRDFSHQDLERGVFVSAEMRDANLEGANLKNSMLTMANLYGANLKGADLSGALADRVTLYQADLSDAILTEALLTNTMIEKTDITGADFTDALVDRYVAKRLCETASGTNSTTGIATRESLGCDD; encoded by the coding sequence ATGATCCAACTCACCTCTCTCAAAGTCACAATTAGCCGATGCCTCGGTGGGCTGCTGATCCTGACCATCGCCCTATGCGGGACACTTTTAGGCTTTCAACCCAGCGCCCTCGCCCAAGCCAACAGCATCAACTACACCAATACCAACCTGACCAATCGCGACTTCTCACACCAAGACCTCGAACGGGGGGTATTTGTTTCCGCCGAAATGCGCGACGCCAATCTCGAAGGCGCCAACCTCAAAAATTCCATGCTCACCATGGCCAACCTCTACGGGGCCAACCTCAAAGGGGCTGACCTCAGCGGTGCCCTCGCCGATCGCGTCACCCTCTATCAAGCCGACCTCAGCGACGCAATTCTCACCGAAGCCTTGCTGACCAACACCATGATCGAAAAAACCGACATCACCGGGGCCGACTTCACCGATGCCCTCGTCGATCGCTACGTCGCCAAACGCCTCTGCGAAACCGCCAGTGGCACCAATTCCACCACCGGCATCGCGACCCGAGAAAGCCTCGGCTGCGACGATTAA
- a CDS encoding DUF4359 domain-containing protein, whose translation MAKWQIIVGGVGVLAGLGALCFWTNPKSEAFETFAIERVKDELCPQVPLGLAKDCPRLVDENQPMLKGWIRQNTQTQNYGLFTQYETTLSVRELVPEPARPFLGLVPLPESYRLRTIGVLGRFVIYGAESPR comes from the coding sequence ATGGCTAAGTGGCAAATCATTGTGGGTGGGGTCGGCGTGCTGGCGGGTTTGGGGGCGTTGTGCTTCTGGACAAATCCGAAGTCGGAGGCGTTTGAGACGTTTGCGATCGAGCGGGTTAAGGATGAGCTGTGTCCACAGGTGCCGCTGGGGTTGGCGAAGGATTGTCCCCGGTTGGTGGATGAGAATCAGCCGATGCTGAAGGGTTGGATTCGTCAGAATACCCAAACTCAGAATTATGGTTTGTTTACGCAGTATGAGACGACGCTTTCGGTGCGGGAGCTGGTGCCGGAACCGGCGAGGCCGTTTTTGGGACTGGTGCCGTTGCCGGAGAGTTATCGGTTACGGACGATCGGAGTGTTGGGCCGGTTTGTGATTTATGGCGCGGAGTCGCCGCGGTAG
- a CDS encoding Uma2 family endonuclease, which yields MTIATSSRMTLEQYLSYDDGTDARYELVNGVLVEMGAENPINTTIASFLFSIFLGMGIPYYCLAIGHQLQVESAYASARQPDLIVHTESSEAAISTDKVLRLEQPNPQLVVEIVSNSVNDQKSRSRDYEEKVQEYAARGIAEYWIVDPDRALVRVCRLVDDVYTFEDFQAEQVIVSQAFPSLGLTAEQVLKAGR from the coding sequence ATGACCATTGCCACCAGTAGTCGGATGACGCTGGAGCAGTATCTGTCCTATGACGATGGGACGGATGCGCGGTATGAGTTGGTGAATGGAGTATTGGTCGAGATGGGCGCTGAGAATCCAATTAATACGACAATCGCGAGTTTTTTGTTTTCGATCTTTTTAGGGATGGGGATTCCTTATTATTGTTTGGCGATCGGACATCAGCTTCAGGTGGAGTCGGCCTATGCGAGTGCAAGGCAACCGGACTTGATTGTGCATACGGAGTCGTCGGAAGCGGCGATTTCGACGGATAAGGTTTTACGGTTGGAACAGCCGAATCCGCAGTTGGTGGTGGAGATTGTGTCGAATAGTGTGAATGATCAGAAGTCGCGATCGCGCGATTATGAGGAGAAGGTGCAGGAGTATGCAGCGCGGGGGATTGCGGAGTATTGGATTGTTGACCCCGATCGGGCTTTAGTCCGGGTTTGTCGGCTGGTGGATGATGTTTATACGTTTGAGGACTTCCAGGCAGAGCAGGTGATTGTTTCTCAGGCGTTTCCGAGTTTGGGGCTGACGGCGGAGCAGGTTTTGAAGGCAGGGCGTTAA
- the trpD gene encoding anthranilate phosphoribosyltransferase, whose amino-acid sequence MTQATPDLSTWTTFLQQLMDRQSLSNEQATNLMEGLLNEAIPHELASAILIALQMKGVSAAELAGMARVLRSQSVQQDLPEDLPTPRIDTCGTGGDGASTFNISTAVAFVASAAGVAVAKHGNRSASSKVGSADVLEGLGINLGAPPEKIRAAVKEVGITFLFAPGWHPAMKAVVPLRKLLKVRTIFNLMGPLVNPLQPTGQVIGVYSPAVLSEMAEALNQLGIGKAIVLHGREKLDEAGLGDLTDLAVLTNQQVTTQTIDPKEFGITPAPITALKGGELDENSAILTAVLQGKGTQAQTDAVALNAALALTVGDVVADTAAGVALAQDVLKSGAAWDKLEALVQFLK is encoded by the coding sequence ATGACCCAAGCCACCCCCGACCTCAGCACTTGGACCACCTTCCTGCAACAGTTGATGGATCGCCAATCACTGTCGAACGAGCAGGCGACGAATCTGATGGAAGGGCTGCTAAATGAAGCGATTCCCCACGAACTCGCCAGCGCAATTTTGATTGCCTTACAGATGAAAGGTGTATCAGCGGCAGAACTGGCAGGTATGGCGCGGGTATTGCGATCTCAGTCCGTCCAACAAGACCTCCCCGAAGACTTGCCCACCCCCCGCATCGATACCTGCGGCACTGGCGGCGATGGTGCTTCCACCTTTAATATTTCCACCGCCGTCGCCTTTGTTGCTTCCGCCGCCGGTGTCGCCGTCGCCAAACATGGCAATCGATCGGCCTCCAGTAAAGTCGGTTCCGCCGATGTGCTCGAAGGCTTAGGCATTAACCTTGGGGCACCCCCCGAAAAGATTCGGGCGGCAGTCAAGGAAGTCGGGATTACCTTTCTATTCGCCCCCGGTTGGCATCCCGCCATGAAAGCCGTCGTGCCCTTGCGTAAGCTGCTGAAAGTGCGGACGATTTTTAACCTGATGGGGCCATTGGTCAATCCGTTGCAGCCCACGGGGCAGGTGATTGGGGTCTATAGCCCCGCCGTGCTGAGTGAGATGGCCGAAGCGTTGAACCAGTTGGGCATTGGCAAGGCGATCGTCCTCCACGGGCGCGAAAAGCTCGACGAAGCGGGTTTGGGTGACTTAACGGATCTAGCCGTACTGACCAATCAGCAGGTGACAACGCAGACGATCGACCCCAAAGAATTTGGCATTACCCCCGCACCGATTACTGCCCTCAAAGGTGGGGAATTAGACGAGAATAGTGCGATTTTGACGGCGGTGCTGCAAGGGAAAGGCACCCAGGCGCAGACCGATGCTGTGGCGCTGAATGCCGCGTTGGCGCTGACGGTAGGTGACGTGGTGGCGGATACCGCAGCGGGTGTGGCACTGGCGCAGGATGTGCTGAAGAGTGGCGCGGCTTGGGATAAGTTGGAAGCGTTGGTGCAGTTTTTGAAGTAA
- a CDS encoding mechanosensitive ion channel family protein, whose product MSKLWCLIKPLRQWLMISLCSLLFVCLSSGSRQTIAQTLPRVIDQPTPQAEVIFEGQTLFRLSNAGDFKAADRAELVMLRLNQALKTGDANNLPQVTIVPQDRLRELELNGKTLLTVTSQDLQGTETIVQQADLWAEQIRAVLNRAIIQRSSDYINRAIWLAIGIFAGTIGLQVLLSWLRLRLMHQIAKITDSHPDNPTPSVWAIDLLIWIVRTGIWIASLLYITNQFPLTRRWSYEFSRTFGKSISAPILTLGNISYTLVELMTLGVIIIAWIIVTSLLSSWLQKTVLKIIRIDRGTQEIITTFVRYSLILVGILVLLQAWGVNISSLAIIASALGLGIGFGLQDLAKNISGGFVLLFERLIQVGDFVEVNTNKGTIERIGTRSTQIRTTDNISIIVPNVRFLEEEVINWSHSNPISRLHIPIGVAYGTDPYQVKTVLLEVADSHADVLSGPAPQVFFKEFGDNSLNFELLVWTEHPDRQLTLISDLNYRIHDILKTQNIEVPFPQRDLHIKSAQLSLSPEIEQALRKHLDPEA is encoded by the coding sequence ATGTCAAAGTTGTGGTGTCTGATCAAGCCCTTACGACAATGGTTGATGATTAGCCTCTGTAGCTTGCTGTTTGTTTGCCTCAGCAGTGGGTCACGCCAGACGATCGCCCAAACCTTGCCACGCGTGATCGATCAACCCACGCCCCAAGCCGAAGTCATCTTCGAAGGCCAAACCCTCTTTCGCCTCAGCAACGCGGGTGATTTCAAAGCCGCTGATCGGGCCGAACTCGTCATGCTGCGGCTTAACCAAGCCCTCAAAACTGGCGATGCCAACAATCTGCCCCAAGTGACGATCGTCCCGCAAGATCGGCTGCGCGAACTCGAACTCAACGGCAAAACCCTGCTCACCGTCACCAGCCAAGATCTCCAAGGCACCGAAACCATCGTCCAACAAGCCGACCTCTGGGCTGAACAAATCCGCGCTGTACTCAACCGCGCCATCATTCAACGCAGTAGCGACTATATCAACCGCGCCATCTGGCTGGCGATCGGCATCTTCGCGGGGACGATCGGGCTACAAGTTTTGCTCAGTTGGCTGCGGCTGCGGCTGATGCACCAGATTGCCAAAATCACCGACAGCCACCCTGATAATCCCACCCCCTCCGTCTGGGCGATCGACCTCCTCATCTGGATTGTCCGCACTGGCATCTGGATCGCCTCCCTGCTCTATATCACCAACCAATTTCCCCTCACCCGGCGTTGGAGCTACGAATTCTCCCGCACCTTCGGCAAGAGCATCTCCGCGCCCATTCTGACCCTCGGCAACATCTCCTATACCCTGGTTGAGCTGATGACCCTCGGCGTCATCATCATCGCCTGGATTATCGTCACCAGTCTGCTCTCCAGTTGGTTACAAAAAACCGTCCTCAAAATCATCCGCATCGATCGTGGCACCCAAGAAATCATCACCACCTTTGTGCGCTATTCGCTCATTCTCGTCGGGATTCTGGTGCTCCTACAAGCCTGGGGTGTGAATATCAGCTCCCTCGCGATTATTGCCAGCGCCCTGGGTTTGGGGATTGGCTTTGGCTTACAAGACTTAGCCAAAAATATCAGCGGTGGCTTTGTTCTATTGTTTGAGCGGTTGATTCAAGTCGGTGACTTCGTTGAAGTGAATACTAACAAAGGCACGATCGAACGCATTGGCACCCGCAGCACCCAAATTCGCACGACCGATAATATCTCCATCATCGTCCCCAACGTCCGCTTCCTCGAAGAAGAAGTGATTAACTGGAGCCATAGTAATCCGATCTCCCGCTTGCATATTCCGATCGGGGTTGCCTATGGTACCGATCCCTACCAAGTTAAAACGGTCTTGCTGGAAGTTGCCGATAGCCATGCGGACGTACTCAGCGGCCCGGCTCCCCAGGTATTCTTCAAGGAATTTGGCGATAACTCCCTCAACTTTGAATTGCTGGTCTGGACTGAGCATCCCGATCGCCAACTCACCCTGATCAGCGACCTCAACTACCGCATTCATGACATCCTCAAAACCCAAAATATTGAAGTGCCTTTCCCCCAGCGCGACCTGCATATTAAATCGGCCCAGCTCTCCCTCTCGCCGGAAATCGAGCAGGCATTACGCAAGCACTTAGACCCCGAGGCTTAG
- a CDS encoding 23S rRNA (pseudouridine(1915)-N(3))-methyltransferase RlmH has protein sequence MNRKLKIIAVGKVKHNWINAGVKEYSKRLPGLTVVEIKDSNKDKEYQEITALIKPREKLITMTERGKLMDSIAFSKFLAQETLDESLVFAIGGPEGISANLEQASAHCISLSPMTFTHDMARLLLIEQLYRAQNILQNGAYHK, from the coding sequence ATGAATCGCAAGCTGAAGATTATCGCCGTTGGCAAGGTAAAACACAATTGGATTAATGCTGGGGTCAAAGAATATAGCAAACGCTTGCCGGGACTAACTGTTGTCGAAATTAAAGACAGCAACAAGGATAAGGAATACCAAGAAATAACAGCGTTAATCAAGCCACGGGAAAAGCTGATCACCATGACCGAGCGAGGCAAGCTCATGGATTCGATCGCCTTTTCTAAGTTCCTAGCCCAGGAAACCCTCGATGAATCGCTGGTGTTCGCGATCGGTGGCCCGGAAGGGATTAGCGCCAATTTAGAGCAAGCATCGGCTCACTGCATTAGCTTATCGCCAATGACCTTTACCCACGATATGGCGCGGCTATTGCTGATTGAGCAGCTATATCGGGCCCAAAATATTTTGCAGAATGGAGCGTATCACAAGTAA
- a CDS encoding ABC transporter substrate-binding protein: MKWWRSLVLFCLCAFLAVSCGQSTPTASPDGRIVLGTTATISTIDPADASSSFASMLLYNLSDRLYTYKLGTNDLEPQLATALPKVSADGLTYTIPLRQGVVFHDGTPFNAEAMAFSLNRLRENKGSAPVRLSEVEAVTASGEYELTIKLEKPFTAFPTLLTFTGACAVSPKAYKIEADAFQPKEFVGTGPYKLTKFGTDRIRMEAFDQYWGGKPANPGVDIQLLSGGANLYNSFRTGSIDLAIQGLAIEQIRNLRDDAENRGWQMIEQPGGSISVLVPNLRSAPLDKLEVRQALAAAVDRPLLQSRVFAGQIDPLYSLLPNHMKGQKPVFQAAYGDGKFEQAKARLQAAGFSTQNPAVIELWYRSNITNDQLAALTLKALIKKNLGDILKIELNSVESTTAYNRLEQGVYPTFILDWSGDYFDPDTYLYPFLECSKGNAETLCESGQSAAWGSFYFSDQANQLLAASRQEQDPAKRQKLLEQLQQIVATEVPFIPMWQGKDYLFVQKGITGASLEVTQKVPFWKLKKAS, translated from the coding sequence ATGAAGTGGTGGCGTTCCCTAGTTTTATTCTGTCTCTGTGCGTTTTTGGCCGTCAGCTGTGGCCAATCGACACCGACAGCCTCCCCCGACGGTCGCATCGTGCTGGGAACAACAGCCACAATCAGCACGATCGACCCCGCTGACGCCAGCAGCAGCTTCGCCAGCATGCTGCTCTACAACCTCAGCGATCGGCTTTACACCTACAAACTCGGCACCAACGACCTGGAACCGCAGCTCGCCACGGCGCTGCCCAAAGTCAGTGCAGACGGCCTTACCTACACAATTCCTCTGCGCCAAGGCGTTGTCTTCCATGACGGCACCCCCTTCAATGCCGAGGCCATGGCGTTTTCGCTAAATCGCCTGCGCGAAAATAAGGGCTCCGCCCCCGTCCGCTTATCCGAAGTTGAAGCAGTCACCGCTTCGGGGGAATACGAACTCACCATCAAGCTCGAAAAACCCTTCACCGCCTTTCCGACGCTGCTCACCTTCACCGGCGCTTGTGCCGTTTCACCCAAAGCCTACAAAATTGAAGCCGATGCGTTTCAGCCCAAAGAATTCGTCGGAACCGGGCCATACAAGCTGACGAAATTTGGCACCGATCGCATTCGCATGGAAGCGTTTGACCAATATTGGGGCGGCAAACCCGCGAATCCCGGCGTGGATATTCAGCTCCTTTCCGGTGGGGCCAACCTCTACAACTCATTTCGCACCGGCTCGATCGATCTGGCCATCCAAGGACTGGCGATCGAGCAAATTCGCAACCTGCGTGATGATGCAGAAAACCGGGGCTGGCAAATGATTGAACAGCCGGGGGGCAGCATTAGTGTCTTGGTACCGAACTTACGATCGGCCCCCCTCGACAAACTGGAAGTCCGCCAAGCCCTAGCCGCAGCCGTCGATCGGCCATTGCTCCAATCCCGCGTCTTCGCCGGACAAATCGATCCACTGTATAGCCTCTTGCCCAACCATATGAAAGGCCAGAAACCGGTATTCCAGGCAGCCTATGGTGACGGCAAGTTTGAACAGGCAAAAGCGCGATTGCAAGCAGCCGGTTTCTCGACCCAAAATCCCGCCGTCATCGAGCTGTGGTATCGATCGAATATCACCAATGATCAACTCGCAGCGCTAACCCTGAAAGCGCTGATCAAAAAGAACTTGGGTGACATCCTCAAAATCGAACTGAATAGCGTTGAATCCACCACCGCCTACAATCGCTTAGAACAAGGCGTTTATCCGACGTTTATCCTGGATTGGAGTGGCGATTATTTTGACCCAGATACTTACCTTTATCCATTCTTAGAATGTAGTAAAGGCAATGCTGAGACACTCTGCGAATCCGGCCAGTCCGCCGCTTGGGGGTCATTTTACTTTAGCGATCAGGCGAATCAGCTTCTCGCCGCCAGCCGGCAGGAACAAGACCCCGCCAAGCGGCAAAAGCTGCTCGAACAGCTCCAGCAAATCGTCGCGACAGAAGTGCCATTTATCCCCATGTGGCAAGGTAAGGATTATCTATTTGTCCAAAAAGGGATTACTGGCGCCAGTCTGGAAGTGACACAAAAAGTGCCGTTCTGGAAGTTGAAAAAGGCATCATGA
- a CDS encoding glycoside hydrolase family 15 protein yields MVAIQSTPESRLDRYYQQVKAVILDRQNPISGLLPASTAVNDHGDYTDAWVRDNVYSIQAVWGLALAYGKAEVDPGRTFELEHSVVKLMRGLLFAMMRQSEKVEAFKHTQSPMDALHAKYNTAIGATVVPDDGWGHLQIDATSIFLLMLAQMTASGLSIVFNQDEVNFVQNLVYYIGRAYRTPDYGIWERGNKVNHGSPELNASSIGMAKAALTAMDGFNVFGINGGPASVIHVMPDEIARCRMILESLLPRESSSKEVDAALLSVISFPAFAIENLDLLDRTRSKITDCLEGAYGCKRFLRDGHQTVIEDTTRLHYEPRELKQFEHIECEWPLFFTYLALDGIFRGDRDQAADYLAKLDKVAVEQDGIKLLPEVYYVPEELVDAEKANPQTQIRQPNDNLPLVWAQSLYYMGQMLHEGLIGPSDVDPLNLHKRLGSTRRVTVQVALLAEDESLKDRLAAFNVPTETLQEIAPVQVRQAKELSMAYTQLGHNDKLSLTGRPQRLMRSMSTSKVYKFGNDTFVFLPTSLERDRFYITLDYHFLISNFKSELSYIQRHWRQLGRPLVTLMITHDMLDKGMDTLLKMVQELQDGICAEVPVKLGPMKQMMLTASRDRLDFLPDFDGAAYTEAAFYKPYLQYEPSQTAPLSSLQEFMLEQETDESALAQRLQASRNLYEKVEILATLVNLKGLMFDTGIGEDGESVRVGRLIDELYRKASRGDANGRPYWGIVRRAAGLLDKVDAALTDAVAEILVRQKQIAVGLSYSEAALITQPLPHNELLEKLRTLCREDIRDRVLTQEILIYLSSLMKAEPTMVQGLLTLRVGYFIVLMTNDLAQELEVTQDEAYEKLMQLSPYEIKMRLAQILLGYEQRTRSVFQRESLQLGLKEAEIDWIVPIDEPEDAQDWLRYRQMEGGRGGVPQDFYPSVWKLLHHCKGLIIGDKLERRNRLESESLVFEMTAGEKNFALQVDHLLNKIPAPEYRHVNIEALMELSVIMEKNPDIKIPDYIVLDILIGHAVRLAWLDRHPEHTDCYDEYKTSAWSSFYTSSTYACAAFVAKALQFLTRLGQTSEGLDHSETSETAEVAESI; encoded by the coding sequence ATGGTCGCAATCCAATCAACCCCCGAGTCTCGTCTTGACCGCTACTATCAGCAAGTCAAAGCCGTCATTCTCGATCGCCAAAATCCGATCTCCGGCCTCCTGCCTGCCAGTACCGCCGTCAATGATCACGGCGACTATACCGACGCCTGGGTAAGGGATAACGTCTACAGCATTCAAGCCGTCTGGGGCTTGGCCCTCGCCTACGGTAAGGCCGAAGTTGACCCAGGCCGCACCTTTGAACTTGAGCATTCAGTCGTCAAGCTGATGCGGGGTCTGCTGTTCGCGATGATGCGGCAGTCCGAAAAAGTGGAAGCCTTCAAGCATACGCAGTCGCCAATGGACGCGCTGCATGCAAAATACAACACGGCGATCGGCGCAACCGTCGTCCCCGATGATGGTTGGGGACACTTGCAGATTGATGCGACTTCGATTTTCCTGCTGATGCTGGCCCAAATGACCGCTTCCGGGTTGTCGATCGTTTTTAACCAGGATGAAGTCAACTTCGTGCAAAACCTTGTCTACTACATTGGCCGCGCTTACCGCACCCCCGACTATGGCATTTGGGAACGCGGCAATAAGGTAAATCACGGTAGCCCCGAACTTAACGCCAGCTCGATCGGGATGGCCAAAGCTGCACTCACGGCAATGGACGGGTTCAACGTGTTTGGCATCAATGGAGGACCGGCCTCGGTGATCCATGTAATGCCCGATGAAATTGCCCGCTGTCGGATGATTTTGGAATCACTGTTGCCTCGGGAATCAAGTTCCAAGGAAGTCGATGCCGCCTTGCTGAGTGTGATTAGTTTCCCGGCCTTTGCGATCGAAAATCTCGATTTGCTCGATCGTACCCGCAGTAAAATTACCGATTGCTTAGAGGGCGCCTATGGCTGTAAACGTTTCCTGCGCGATGGCCATCAGACCGTGATTGAAGATACGACCCGCCTGCATTATGAGCCAAGGGAACTGAAGCAGTTCGAGCATATTGAATGCGAATGGCCGTTGTTCTTCACTTATCTCGCACTCGATGGCATATTCCGGGGCGATCGTGATCAAGCCGCTGACTATCTCGCCAAACTGGATAAAGTTGCTGTTGAGCAGGATGGGATCAAGCTGCTGCCCGAGGTTTATTACGTTCCCGAGGAATTAGTTGACGCCGAGAAAGCCAATCCCCAGACCCAAATCCGTCAGCCAAATGATAACCTGCCGCTAGTCTGGGCCCAGAGTTTGTATTACATGGGGCAAATGCTGCATGAGGGATTGATTGGCCCCAGTGACGTTGATCCGCTGAATTTGCATAAGCGCTTGGGTTCGACGCGGCGGGTAACGGTGCAAGTGGCCTTGCTGGCCGAAGACGAATCGTTGAAAGATCGCTTGGCTGCGTTTAATGTCCCGACCGAAACACTGCAAGAGATTGCGCCGGTACAGGTGCGGCAGGCCAAGGAACTGTCGATGGCCTATACCCAATTGGGCCATAACGACAAGCTATCCCTGACCGGGCGACCCCAGCGTTTGATGCGGAGCATGTCCACCTCGAAGGTGTACAAGTTTGGCAATGATACCTTTGTCTTTCTGCCCACTTCCTTGGAGCGCGATCGGTTCTATATCACCCTGGACTATCACTTCCTGATTTCTAACTTCAAGAGTGAGCTGTCCTATATTCAGCGTCATTGGCGGCAGTTGGGTCGGCCCTTGGTCACGCTGATGATCACCCATGACATGCTGGATAAAGGCATGGACACCCTGCTGAAAATGGTTCAGGAATTGCAGGATGGGATTTGCGCTGAGGTGCCTGTGAAGCTAGGGCCGATGAAGCAAATGATGCTGACGGCCAGCCGTGATCGGCTAGATTTCCTCCCAGATTTTGATGGTGCGGCCTATACCGAAGCGGCTTTTTATAAGCCTTACTTGCAGTACGAACCGAGCCAAACCGCCCCATTGAGCAGTTTGCAGGAATTTATGTTGGAGCAGGAAACCGATGAATCGGCTCTGGCTCAGCGCTTGCAGGCGTCACGAAATTTGTATGAGAAGGTTGAGATTCTGGCCACATTGGTCAACCTGAAGGGGTTGATGTTCGATACCGGCATCGGTGAGGACGGCGAATCGGTGCGGGTGGGCCGCTTAATCGATGAGCTATACCGCAAGGCCAGTCGGGGTGATGCGAATGGTCGTCCCTATTGGGGAATTGTCCGCCGGGCTGCGGGTTTACTTGATAAAGTCGATGCCGCATTGACCGATGCGGTGGCGGAAATTCTTGTACGACAAAAGCAAATTGCGGTGGGTTTGTCTTATTCTGAAGCGGCGTTAATTACCCAGCCGCTACCCCATAACGAACTGCTGGAAAAACTGCGGACGCTTTGCCGGGAAGATATTCGTGATCGAGTATTAACCCAGGAAATCTTGATCTATCTCAGTTCCCTGATGAAAGCGGAACCGACGATGGTGCAGGGGTTGCTGACATTGCGGGTCGGGTACTTCATTGTATTGATGACCAATGACTTAGCTCAGGAACTCGAGGTGACTCAGGATGAAGCCTACGAAAAACTGATGCAGCTTAGTCCCTACGAAATTAAGATGCGCTTGGCGCAAATTTTGTTGGGTTACGAGCAACGTACTCGCAGTGTCTTCCAGCGGGAGTCATTGCAATTGGGACTCAAGGAAGCCGAGATCGATTGGATTGTTCCGATCGACGAACCCGAAGATGCCCAGGATTGGCTGCGCTACCGCCAGATGGAAGGGGGGCGTGGGGGTGTGCCCCAGGATTTCTACCCCAGTGTTTGGAAGTTGTTGCATCACTGCAAGGGCTTGATTATTGGTGATAAACTCGAACGCCGGAATCGCCTGGAAAGTGAATCCCTCGTGTTTGAAATGACCGCTGGAGAGAAAAACTTTGCGCTGCAAGTCGATCACCTGCTGAACAAAATTCCTGCCCCGGAATACCGGCATGTGAATATCGAAGCGTTGATGGAACTGTCGGTAATTATGGAGAAGAATCCCGATATCAAAATTCCGGACTACATTGTGCTGGATATTCTGATCGGTCACGCGGTGCGTTTGGCTTGGCTCGATCGCCATCCCGAACATACGGATTGTTATGACGAATATAAAACTTCGGCTTGGTCGTCGTTTTATACCAGTTCGACCTATGCCTGTGCGGCTTTTGTCGCGAAGGCACTGCAATTCCTGACACGGTTGGGCCAAACCAGCGAAGGCCTGGATCATTCAGAAACCAGCGAAACGGCTGAAGTTGCGGAATCCATTTAG
- a CDS encoding VOC family protein, with protein sequence METNPSILSHISIGTNNFDRAVAFYDQVLPTLGCQRVMEHPGAVAYGKRYPEFWVQTPIDGQLASVGNGFHVGFIAATKAEVDAFYQAALAAGANDDGAPGARPDYGEPYYGCFVRDPDGHKIEANYWDMAMIEAMYA encoded by the coding sequence ATGGAAACCAATCCCAGCATTCTCTCCCATATTTCGATCGGCACGAATAACTTCGATCGTGCTGTCGCGTTTTATGATCAAGTTCTACCGACGCTGGGCTGTCAGCGGGTGATGGAACATCCGGGGGCTGTCGCCTACGGCAAGCGTTATCCCGAATTTTGGGTGCAGACCCCAATTGATGGGCAACTAGCGAGTGTCGGGAATGGTTTCCATGTGGGCTTTATCGCCGCGACCAAGGCGGAAGTCGACGCCTTTTATCAAGCCGCACTGGCGGCGGGGGCGAATGATGACGGTGCGCCTGGTGCCAGACCGGACTATGGCGAACCCTATTATGGTTGCTTTGTGCGTGACCCCGATGGGCATAAGATCGAGGCGAACTATTGGGATATGGCGATGATTGAGGCGATGTATGCGTGA